A part of Haloarchaeobius sp. HME9146 genomic DNA contains:
- a CDS encoding AMP-binding protein, whose product MSGVPVDWPTQDLLTVRAGTTPERTALVDADTGESWTFREMHHRVHDLAARLDDYPGDGRVGLLLDRRVAVPLVFFAAMRRASSVVLFDPNRPADELAAQLERADCRVLVCGRETERQAFETVAKSTDDVPTVSVDEPTLAAVDPLDDGSSAVAIPYPLSKTNEQALLFTSGTTGRPKGVRLTVGNLVDSAVGSAFRLGIDRSDRWLVCLPTYHMGGLAPFVRATLYGTGTVLQREFDPAKTAAIIETHDVTGVSLVPTMLRRLLDDGWSPPAHLRFVLLGGAAASQALLDRCADHDVPVYPTYGMTEAASQIATATPEQAREHPGTVGQPLVTTTVSVLDDAGDSVMTGEVGEIVVDGPTVTPGYLDDEQTDAAFSQHGFHTGDVGYKDDAGRLWVTGRVDDRIVTGGENVDPSVVAEAIRSHPGVTAVAVVGLPDEEWGERVAALVVTGAAETVTSEDIDAHCKGRLAPHEVPKTVGFADELPRTASGTVDRDAVRELLGD is encoded by the coding sequence GTGAGTGGCGTCCCGGTCGACTGGCCGACACAGGACCTGCTGACGGTACGCGCCGGCACCACACCCGAACGGACCGCCCTGGTCGACGCAGACACGGGCGAGTCGTGGACGTTCCGCGAGATGCATCACCGCGTTCACGACCTGGCCGCCCGGCTCGACGACTACCCCGGCGACGGTCGGGTCGGTCTCCTGCTCGACCGCCGCGTCGCGGTTCCGCTGGTGTTCTTCGCGGCGATGCGCCGGGCGAGTTCCGTGGTGTTGTTCGACCCGAATCGGCCGGCTGACGAACTCGCGGCGCAACTCGAACGCGCCGACTGCCGGGTACTCGTCTGTGGGCGCGAGACGGAGCGACAGGCCTTCGAGACCGTCGCGAAATCGACAGACGACGTCCCGACTGTTAGCGTGGACGAGCCGACGCTGGCGGCGGTCGACCCCCTCGACGACGGGAGTTCGGCCGTCGCGATTCCCTATCCGCTCTCGAAGACGAACGAGCAGGCGCTCCTGTTCACGTCGGGGACGACCGGCCGGCCGAAGGGCGTCCGCCTGACGGTCGGGAACCTGGTCGACAGCGCCGTCGGGTCGGCCTTCCGACTGGGCATCGACCGGAGCGACCGCTGGCTGGTCTGTCTCCCGACGTACCACATGGGCGGGCTCGCCCCGTTCGTCCGGGCGACGCTCTATGGCACGGGCACCGTCCTCCAGCGCGAGTTCGACCCCGCGAAGACCGCCGCGATCATCGAGACACACGACGTGACGGGCGTCTCGCTCGTCCCGACGATGCTCCGGCGACTGCTCGACGACGGCTGGTCGCCGCCGGCACACCTCAGGTTCGTGCTGCTCGGCGGGGCGGCTGCCTCCCAGGCCCTGCTCGACCGGTGTGCCGACCACGACGTGCCGGTATACCCCACCTACGGCATGACGGAAGCCGCCTCGCAGATAGCGACTGCCACCCCCGAGCAGGCCCGCGAGCACCCGGGTACCGTCGGCCAACCGCTCGTCACGACCACCGTCAGTGTCCTCGACGACGCGGGTGATTCCGTGATGACGGGCGAGGTGGGCGAGATCGTGGTCGACGGCCCGACCGTGACGCCGGGCTACCTCGACGACGAACAGACCGATGCGGCGTTCTCCCAGCACGGCTTCCACACCGGCGACGTGGGCTACAAGGACGACGCGGGACGCCTGTGGGTCACCGGGCGCGTCGACGACCGCATCGTCACCGGGGGCGAGAACGTCGACCCCTCGGTTGTCGCGGAGGCGATTCGGTCCCATCCCGGCGTCACCGCCGTCGCTGTCGTCGGGCTCCCCGACGAGGAGTGGGGCGAACGGGTCGCCGCGCTGGTCGTCACGGGTGCGGCCGAGACCGTAACCAGCGAGGACATCGACGCACACTGCAAGGGCCGACTCGCGCCCCACGAGGTGCCGAAAACGGTGGGCTTCGCCGACGAGCTGCCGCGAACCGCGTCCGGAACCGTCGACCGCGACGCGGTCCGCGAGCTCCTCGGTGACTGA
- a CDS encoding NRDE family protein — MCTLTIAWRVFDEPVVVAANRDELLSRPARPPSVVETDPVVVAPRDEQAGGTWIGCTDQDLFVGVTNRWVDADLAGERSRGLLVRDALRQPGATAVRDLVEAAVADHEYQGFNLVVADPDDAFLFEWDGELTTTALDPGVHVVVNTGADDSFEIPTHRADIARQQADNARAVRAELHPRDGETAFEWRERAAAVLGDHDFGVCVHDPDGRFGTRSSSLIVLGDTIDYRWADGPPCETAHEPVDLEGQF, encoded by the coding sequence GTGTGTACCCTCACTATCGCCTGGCGTGTGTTCGACGAACCCGTCGTCGTGGCGGCGAACCGTGACGAACTGCTGTCCCGGCCGGCACGCCCCCCGAGCGTCGTCGAGACGGACCCCGTCGTCGTCGCTCCCCGCGACGAGCAGGCCGGTGGTACCTGGATCGGCTGCACCGACCAGGACCTGTTCGTCGGCGTGACGAATCGCTGGGTCGACGCCGACCTCGCCGGTGAGCGCTCTCGCGGGCTACTCGTCCGTGACGCCCTTCGCCAACCGGGTGCCACCGCCGTCAGGGACCTCGTCGAGGCCGCCGTCGCCGACCACGAGTACCAGGGCTTCAACCTCGTCGTCGCTGACCCCGACGACGCCTTCCTGTTCGAGTGGGATGGCGAGCTTACCACCACGGCGCTGGACCCCGGTGTCCACGTCGTCGTCAACACCGGTGCCGACGACAGCTTCGAGATTCCGACGCACCGGGCCGATATCGCACGCCAGCAGGCAGACAACGCCCGGGCCGTCCGTGCGGAACTCCACCCCCGCGACGGCGAGACGGCGTTCGAGTGGCGCGAGCGTGCCGCGGCCGTCCTCGGCGACCACGACTTCGGTGTCTGCGTCCACGACCCCGACGGCCGGTTCGGCACTCGCTCGTCCTCGCTCATCGTGCTCGGCGACACCATCGACTACCGCTGGGCCGACGGCCCCCCGTGCGAAACGGCACACGAACCCGTGGACCTCGAAGGGCAGTTTTAA
- the gatC gene encoding Asp-tRNA(Asn)/Glu-tRNA(Gln) amidotransferase subunit GatC: protein MSDTSASPEDVRHVADLARVDLEADEVDEFAEQFADILEYFDALDEVPEVEHEADLVNVMRPDEERECLSREDALRNAEETEDGFFKGPNVS from the coding sequence ATGAGCGACACGTCCGCCAGTCCAGAGGATGTCCGGCACGTCGCGGACCTGGCACGCGTCGACCTCGAAGCCGACGAGGTCGACGAGTTCGCCGAGCAGTTCGCGGACATCCTCGAGTACTTCGACGCACTCGACGAGGTACCCGAGGTCGAGCACGAGGCCGACCTGGTCAACGTCATGCGTCCCGACGAGGAACGCGAGTGCCTCAGCCGCGAGGACGCGCTTCGTAACGCCGAGGAGACCGAAGACGGCTTCTTCAAAGGACCCAACGTCTCATGA
- the menC gene encoding o-succinylbenzoate synthase yields MEADTREFSVSLSRPLATANGEMTEREGILVRVSDGDHVGLGEAMPLPGWTESLAECRAALADATERIRNEEAALREDLAANPAARHGISLALADLRAKQHDRPLYKILGRRATRDVVPVNATVGDAAPEDTAAAAESATDQGFDCVKLKVGARDLATDIERVEAVRDAVGQAVTIRADANGAWSREQAEDAFDAFADAGVQFVEQPLDPDDLAGHAALRDRPGSVGVALDESLASHSVEAVLDADATDVVVLKPMALGGVEQARQAALAAQEAQVATVVTTTIDAVVARTAAVHLAASLPGVLPSGLATAEWLSTDLGPDPCPVEYGTIRVPDGPGLGVRGVWDE; encoded by the coding sequence ATGGAGGCAGACACGCGCGAGTTCTCGGTCTCGCTGTCGCGCCCCCTCGCCACCGCGAACGGCGAGATGACCGAGCGCGAGGGCATCCTCGTCCGGGTGAGCGATGGCGACCACGTCGGACTGGGCGAGGCGATGCCCCTGCCGGGCTGGACCGAGTCGCTGGCGGAGTGTCGCGCCGCCCTGGCCGACGCCACGGAACGCATCCGCAACGAGGAGGCCGCCCTTCGCGAGGACCTCGCCGCGAACCCGGCCGCCAGACACGGCATCTCGCTCGCCCTGGCCGACCTCCGGGCGAAACAGCACGACCGCCCGCTGTACAAGATTCTGGGCCGGCGTGCGACCCGCGACGTGGTGCCCGTGAACGCGACGGTCGGTGACGCCGCGCCCGAGGATACCGCCGCTGCGGCCGAATCGGCCACCGACCAGGGCTTCGACTGCGTGAAGCTCAAGGTCGGCGCACGGGACCTCGCGACCGACATCGAGCGCGTCGAGGCGGTCCGCGACGCTGTGGGACAGGCGGTAACCATCCGTGCCGACGCGAACGGGGCGTGGTCCCGCGAGCAGGCCGAGGACGCCTTCGACGCCTTCGCCGACGCCGGTGTCCAGTTCGTGGAACAGCCCCTCGACCCCGACGACCTCGCCGGGCACGCCGCGTTGCGGGACCGACCCGGGTCGGTCGGGGTGGCACTCGACGAATCCCTCGCGAGCCACTCCGTCGAGGCCGTCCTCGACGCCGACGCGACCGACGTGGTCGTCCTCAAACCGATGGCCCTCGGCGGCGTCGAACAGGCCAGACAGGCCGCACTCGCCGCGCAGGAGGCACAGGTCGCGACGGTCGTCACGACCACCATCGACGCGGTCGTGGCACGCACCGCCGCGGTTCATCTCGCGGCCTCGCTCCCCGGTGTCCTCCCGAGCGGGCTGGCGACCGCGGAGTGGCTCTCGACCGACCTCGGGCCGGACCCCTGTCCGGTCGAGTACGGCACCATCCGGGTGCCCGACGGCCCGGGCCTCGGCGTCCGCGGGGTGTGGGACGAGTGA
- the gatA gene encoding Asp-tRNA(Asn)/Glu-tRNA(Gln) amidotransferase subunit GatA → MSQIFITEETIEGADEGPLADRTVAVKDNISTEGVRTTCGSAMLDDYVPPYDATVVSRLKESGATIVGKANMDEFGMGTTTETSAFGPTENPAAEGHVPGGSSGGSAAAVAAGEADLALGSDTGGSIRCPAAFCGVVGIKPTYGLVSRYGLVAYANSLEQIGPIAPDVESAAELLDVISGPDDRDATTRDEGADSDYAAAADGDVDGLRIGVPTELVEGADEGVKAQFYAALDELEAQGAKYHEVSLESVEYAVQAYYVIAMSEASSNLARFDGVRYGHSGGYDGNWNEVFGKAREEGFGPEVKRRILLGTYALSAGYHDKYYKKAQDARAWVEQDFDAAFEDADVLASPTMPVPPMKLGESLSDPLKMYLADANTVPVNLANLPAISVPAGETDGLPVGLQLVGKQFDEETIIRAGSALA, encoded by the coding sequence ATGAGCCAGATCTTCATCACCGAGGAGACCATCGAGGGCGCGGACGAGGGCCCCCTCGCCGACCGTACCGTCGCCGTCAAGGACAACATCTCGACCGAGGGCGTCCGGACCACCTGTGGCTCCGCGATGCTCGACGACTACGTCCCGCCGTACGACGCGACCGTCGTCTCCCGACTGAAGGAGTCGGGCGCGACCATCGTCGGGAAGGCCAACATGGACGAGTTCGGGATGGGCACGACCACGGAGACCTCCGCGTTCGGCCCGACCGAGAACCCCGCCGCCGAGGGCCACGTCCCCGGCGGTTCCTCGGGTGGTTCCGCGGCCGCCGTCGCCGCCGGCGAAGCCGACCTCGCACTCGGTTCCGACACCGGCGGTTCAATCCGCTGTCCCGCCGCGTTCTGTGGCGTCGTCGGTATCAAGCCCACCTACGGGCTGGTCTCGCGCTACGGCCTCGTCGCCTACGCGAACTCCCTGGAACAGATCGGTCCCATCGCCCCCGACGTGGAATCCGCCGCCGAACTCCTCGACGTCATCTCGGGTCCCGACGACCGCGACGCGACGACCCGTGACGAGGGCGCGGACTCGGACTACGCCGCCGCGGCCGACGGCGACGTCGACGGCCTCCGCATCGGCGTCCCGACCGAACTCGTCGAGGGTGCCGACGAGGGCGTCAAAGCGCAGTTCTACGCCGCCCTCGACGAACTCGAAGCTCAGGGAGCCAAGTACCACGAGGTCTCCCTGGAGTCCGTCGAGTACGCCGTGCAGGCGTACTACGTCATCGCGATGTCCGAGGCGTCCTCGAACCTCGCCCGGTTCGACGGCGTCCGCTACGGGCATTCGGGTGGCTACGACGGCAACTGGAACGAGGTCTTCGGGAAGGCCCGCGAGGAGGGCTTCGGCCCGGAGGTCAAGCGCCGTATCCTGCTGGGCACGTACGCCCTCTCGGCCGGCTACCACGACAAGTACTACAAGAAGGCACAGGACGCGCGTGCCTGGGTCGAACAGGACTTCGACGCGGCGTTCGAGGACGCCGACGTGCTCGCCTCGCCCACGATGCCCGTCCCGCCGATGAAACTCGGCGAGTCCCTCTCGGACCCGCTGAAGATGTACCTCGCCGACGCCAACACGGTGCCGGTGAACCTCGCCAACCTGCCCGCCATCTCCGTCCCGGCGGGCGAGACCGACGGCCTCCCCGTCGGCCTCCAGCTCGTCGGCAAGCAGTTCGACGAAGAGACCATCATCCGGGCCGGCAGCGCGCTGGCCTGA
- a CDS encoding 1,4-dihydroxy-2-naphthoate polyprenyltransferase, whose translation MTDTATADISKTKAWVMAARPQTLPAAAAPVIVGTAVAYYSGVFAALPAVMAFVGAALIQVGTNFANDYYDAKQGADTEERQGFTRVTQSGLIDADEVKRAMAVTFAVAIVTGSYLVWVGGIPILVVGLVSVASGVAYTGGPYPLGYNGLGDLFVFVFFGLVAVTGTYYVQAAAATPGYGPLATGLPPLPDLNLALLASLPIAAISTNILVVNNVRDREEDSRTGKTTLAVAFGYRFARAEFLAMLAIAYLTPVVLVLGFDTPATVLAPLLSLPLAATVTQTVLTRTDGATLNPALEQVGQLLALYALLFGIGFALPGLLGGVV comes from the coding sequence ATGACTGACACGGCGACTGCGGACATCTCGAAGACGAAGGCGTGGGTGATGGCCGCCCGGCCCCAGACGCTGCCGGCGGCTGCAGCCCCCGTCATCGTCGGCACGGCCGTCGCCTACTACAGCGGCGTGTTCGCGGCCCTCCCGGCGGTGATGGCGTTCGTGGGTGCGGCGCTCATCCAGGTGGGGACGAACTTCGCAAACGACTACTACGACGCGAAACAGGGGGCGGACACCGAGGAAAGACAGGGGTTCACCCGGGTCACCCAGTCGGGGCTCATCGACGCCGACGAGGTGAAACGGGCGATGGCCGTGACCTTCGCGGTCGCCATCGTCACCGGCAGTTACCTGGTGTGGGTCGGCGGGATTCCCATCCTCGTCGTCGGCCTCGTGAGCGTGGCCTCGGGCGTCGCCTACACCGGCGGGCCGTACCCGCTGGGGTACAACGGCCTCGGTGACCTGTTCGTGTTCGTCTTTTTCGGGCTGGTCGCCGTCACGGGGACCTACTACGTGCAGGCCGCGGCCGCGACCCCCGGCTACGGGCCGCTGGCGACCGGGCTCCCGCCCCTGCCCGACCTGAATCTCGCACTCCTCGCCAGCCTCCCCATCGCGGCCATCTCGACGAACATCCTCGTCGTGAACAACGTCCGCGACAGGGAGGAGGATTCGAGAACGGGGAAGACGACGCTCGCGGTCGCCTTCGGCTACCGGTTCGCCCGCGCCGAGTTCCTCGCGATGCTGGCCATCGCGTACCTCACGCCCGTCGTCCTCGTCCTCGGGTTCGACACGCCCGCGACGGTGCTCGCGCCGCTCCTCTCGCTCCCGCTCGCGGCCACGGTCACCCAGACCGTCCTCACCCGGACCGACGGCGCGACCCTGAACCCGGCGCTCGAACAGGTCGGCCAGCTCCTCGCGCTCTACGCCCTCCTGTTCGGAATCGGCTTCGCACTGCCCGGCCTCCTCGGAGGGGTGGTCTGA
- a CDS encoding NUDIX hydrolase, whose protein sequence is METTRHFVATVYVVHDGATLLHEHEKLDMWLPPGGHVDRAETPHEAALRETREETGLDVDLVAPEGDIESDTVRSIPRPQHLLLEDINVCDGQVGHQHVDHIYYGAAPSRELDPAPGETAVDAWEWFTPARLHEASDWLEPDVVEIGQRAIETVGERQTEP, encoded by the coding sequence ATGGAGACGACCCGCCACTTCGTCGCGACCGTCTACGTGGTCCACGACGGCGCGACGCTGCTCCACGAACACGAGAAACTCGATATGTGGCTCCCGCCGGGTGGCCACGTCGACCGGGCCGAGACGCCCCACGAGGCCGCGCTGCGAGAGACCCGCGAAGAGACCGGGCTCGACGTGGACCTCGTGGCCCCCGAGGGCGACATCGAATCCGACACCGTCCGGTCGATTCCCCGCCCACAGCACCTGCTCCTCGAAGATATCAACGTCTGTGACGGGCAGGTCGGCCACCAGCACGTCGACCACATCTACTACGGCGCGGCCCCGTCACGAGAGCTCGACCCGGCACCCGGCGAGACCGCTGTCGACGCCTGGGAGTGGTTCACGCCGGCGCGACTCCACGAGGCGTCCGACTGGCTGGAACCCGACGTGGTCGAGATTGGCCAGCGAGCCATCGAGACGGTCGGGGAACGCCAAACCGAACCTTGA
- a CDS encoding transcription initiation factor IIB family protein encodes MTDTSIRRQQTDESRASRTETTETEETGTVCPECSGNLVADSEHGETVCTDCGLVVEEDNVDRGPEWRAFDSKEKDEKSRVGAPTTNMMHDQGLSTNIGWQNKDAYGRQLSSSQRQKMQRLRTWNERFRTRDSKERNLKQALGEIDRMASALGLPKNVRETASVIYRRALAEDLLPGRSIEGVSTASLYAAARQAGTPRSLDEVTNVSRVERDEIARTYRYVVRELNLEIQPADPVSYVPRFASELGISDEAERRARQLLETAKQQGLHSGKSPVGLAAAAVYAASLLANEKVTQNEVSDVANISEVTIRNRYHELLEAEQPV; translated from the coding sequence ATGACTGACACGAGTATCCGACGCCAACAGACAGACGAGAGCCGAGCGAGCCGAACAGAGACGACAGAGACGGAGGAGACCGGAACGGTCTGCCCGGAGTGCAGCGGGAACCTCGTCGCCGACAGTGAACACGGCGAGACCGTCTGTACCGACTGCGGGCTGGTCGTCGAAGAGGACAACGTCGACCGCGGCCCGGAGTGGCGGGCATTCGATTCGAAGGAGAAAGACGAGAAGTCCCGGGTCGGTGCCCCGACGACCAACATGATGCACGACCAGGGCCTCTCGACCAACATCGGCTGGCAGAACAAGGACGCTTACGGCCGCCAGCTCAGCTCCAGCCAGCGCCAGAAGATGCAGCGGCTTCGCACCTGGAACGAGCGGTTCCGAACCCGTGATTCCAAGGAACGCAACCTGAAGCAGGCCCTCGGCGAGATCGACCGCATGGCCAGTGCGCTGGGCCTTCCGAAGAACGTCCGCGAGACCGCCTCGGTCATCTACCGTCGCGCCCTCGCCGAGGACCTCCTCCCCGGCCGCTCCATCGAGGGCGTCTCCACGGCTTCGCTGTACGCGGCCGCCCGCCAGGCCGGCACCCCGCGCTCGCTCGACGAGGTGACCAACGTCTCCCGCGTCGAACGCGACGAGATCGCCCGGACCTACCGCTACGTCGTTCGCGAGCTCAACCTGGAGATACAGCCCGCAGACCCCGTGAGCTACGTACCGCGCTTCGCCAGCGAACTCGGTATCTCCGACGAGGCTGAGCGGCGGGCCCGCCAGCTCCTCGAGACGGCGAAACAGCAGGGGCTGCACTCGGGCAAGTCACCCGTCGGGCTCGCCGCCGCCGCAGTGTACGCGGCCTCGCTGCTGGCCAACGAGAAGGTCACACAGAACGAGGTCAGCGACGTGGCGAACATCTCCGAGGTCACCATCCGCAACCGGTACCACGAACTGCTCGAGGCCGAACAGCCCGTCTAA
- a CDS encoding PHP domain-containing protein, protein MLSVELHCHSALSYDGHDPVDLLLQQAAAVGLDALAVTDHDEIDASLEAVRKAPEYGLIGIPGMEVTTGAGHVLALGVEEKVPMGMPFDESLDYIRERGGIAVVPHPFQESRSGVMENITREELATADAIEVYNSRLLTGRSNRQAKRFAEDYGLPMTAGSDAHISEMVGQAVTRVGANEESSDAILEAIRDGRTSVEGKRTPWRISFQQAASGAKRRVKNRLQEFLL, encoded by the coding sequence GTGCTATCGGTCGAGTTGCACTGCCACTCTGCGCTCTCGTACGACGGTCACGACCCTGTAGACCTGCTCTTGCAGCAGGCCGCAGCGGTCGGCCTCGACGCACTGGCAGTGACCGACCACGACGAGATCGACGCGAGCCTGGAGGCTGTTCGGAAGGCCCCGGAGTACGGGCTCATCGGGATTCCCGGGATGGAGGTGACGACTGGCGCAGGGCACGTACTCGCCCTGGGTGTCGAGGAGAAGGTGCCGATGGGCATGCCCTTCGACGAGTCGCTCGACTACATCCGTGAGCGAGGGGGCATCGCGGTGGTCCCCCATCCGTTCCAGGAGTCACGGAGTGGGGTCATGGAGAACATCACTCGCGAGGAGCTGGCGACCGCCGACGCCATCGAGGTGTACAACTCGCGGTTGCTGACCGGCCGGTCGAACCGGCAGGCGAAACGATTCGCCGAGGATTACGGGCTCCCGATGACGGCCGGGAGCGACGCCCACATCAGCGAGATGGTGGGCCAGGCGGTGACCCGGGTGGGCGCGAACGAGGAGAGTTCTGACGCCATCCTCGAGGCGATTCGTGACGGGCGCACGTCCGTCGAAGGCAAGCGGACGCCGTGGCGCATCAGCTTCCAGCAGGCGGCAAGCGGCGCGAAACGGCGCGTGAAGAACCGGCTGCAGGAGTTCCTCCTGTGA
- a CDS encoding asparagine synthetase B, translating to MTLQGADPTVVRRAIETRDPLPGTAGFAGAVDGEFVRDVLGRYPLFSDSETDDLAFDPGELASPERVEPGVHVTADGEQRRWTLPTPAPVTDRRTAVAGVRDAVAESAETLPDDGRTAVAFSGGVDSALVATLVDGPCYVVGFPESHDVTQARRAAAAMDVDLTVVEVTPERLEAAVPTVARAIGRTNAMDVGIALPLYLVAERVAADGFDRLAVGQGADELFGGYAKVARAPDDPRVDATTVRGAAREMMGTLPTQLERDVLGLRAAGVEPVAPLLHDSVVSAALALPGELLVDDRGERKKALRLAAREWLPDTVAFQEKKAVQYGSLVARELDRLARQAGFKRRMDDHVTKYVESRV from the coding sequence GTGACGCTCCAGGGGGCGGACCCCACGGTCGTCCGCCGCGCCATCGAGACTCGTGACCCACTCCCCGGGACCGCCGGGTTCGCCGGTGCCGTCGACGGCGAGTTCGTACGGGACGTGCTCGGGCGGTATCCGCTGTTCTCCGATTCCGAGACGGATGACTTGGCGTTCGACCCGGGCGAACTGGCCTCGCCAGAGCGGGTCGAGCCAGGGGTCCATGTGACAGCAGACGGCGAGCAACGGCGGTGGACGCTCCCTACTCCTGCTCCGGTGACAGACAGACGTACAGCCGTCGCCGGGGTCCGGGATGCGGTTGCAGAGAGTGCCGAGACACTCCCGGACGACGGTCGGACGGCGGTCGCCTTCTCCGGTGGTGTCGACTCCGCGTTGGTCGCCACACTGGTCGACGGACCGTGTTACGTGGTTGGCTTCCCGGAGAGCCACGACGTGACCCAGGCGCGACGCGCCGCGGCTGCGATGGACGTCGACCTGACCGTCGTCGAGGTGACGCCCGAGCGGCTGGAAGCGGCAGTTCCGACCGTCGCCCGGGCGATCGGCCGGACGAACGCGATGGACGTCGGCATCGCCCTGCCGCTGTATCTGGTCGCCGAGCGCGTCGCTGCCGACGGGTTCGACCGACTGGCGGTCGGGCAGGGCGCGGACGAACTGTTCGGCGGGTACGCGAAGGTCGCCAGGGCACCGGACGACCCACGGGTCGACGCGACGACCGTCCGTGGGGCGGCCCGCGAGATGATGGGAACGCTGCCGACCCAGCTCGAACGCGACGTGCTCGGGCTGCGAGCCGCGGGCGTCGAACCGGTCGCACCGCTGTTGCACGACTCGGTGGTGTCGGCCGCGCTCGCCCTGCCTGGTGAGTTGCTCGTCGACGACCGGGGCGAGCGCAAGAAGGCGCTTCGGCTGGCGGCGCGGGAATGGCTTCCGGATACGGTCGCGTTCCAGGAGAAGAAGGCCGTGCAGTACGGGAGCCTCGTGGCGCGAGAACTCGACCGGCTCGCCAGACAGGCCGGGTTCAAGCGCCGGATGGACGACCACGTGACGAAGTACGTCGAATCGCGGGTGTGA
- a CDS encoding DoxX family protein, whose translation MATNDYTTGSNTFESKLGGITVTGKAHSLSAWFVLSLRLMMGYAFLHAGWDKVFAAEGFNSSGYLVHAAGANGNPLQGMFLWMGQTAWFVEFANIAVPWGELFIGLGLLVGAMVRLAAFFGALMMAMFYFGNWSIEHGIINGDFAYMLVFLAVAAFGAGRILGLDTLIENYEIGGEKLIEKYPRLDYILG comes from the coding sequence ATGGCAACCAACGATTACACGACCGGAAGCAACACCTTCGAGAGCAAACTGGGCGGCATCACCGTCACGGGGAAGGCGCACAGCCTGAGCGCGTGGTTCGTGCTCTCGCTGCGCCTCATGATGGGGTATGCGTTCCTGCACGCTGGCTGGGATAAAGTCTTCGCCGCTGAAGGGTTCAACTCGAGCGGCTACCTCGTGCACGCTGCTGGGGCGAACGGGAACCCGCTGCAGGGGATGTTCCTGTGGATGGGCCAGACTGCCTGGTTCGTCGAGTTCGCGAACATCGCCGTGCCGTGGGGTGAGCTGTTCATCGGTCTTGGACTGCTCGTCGGCGCGATGGTCCGCCTCGCAGCGTTCTTCGGAGCGCTCATGATGGCGATGTTCTACTTCGGGAACTGGAGCATCGAACACGGCATCATCAACGGCGACTTCGCGTACATGCTCGTGTTCCTGGCCGTCGCCGCCTTCGGTGCAGGGCGCATCCTCGGCCTGGACACCCTCATCGAGAACTACGAGATCGGTGGCGAGAAACTCATCGAGAAGTACCCCCGCCTCGACTACATCCTCGGCTGA
- a CDS encoding phosphopantetheine adenylyltransferase: MRVAVAGTFGPVHDGHRRLFETALELGTDGVVVGLTSDAFASESRDRDVPSFETRERVLKRELTDMNLWGRPIEIRKIASEDAFAATEQDLDALVVSPETYPETEEINETRRENDLNQLLVVVSPFVRDADGERLSSTRIVEGEVDEHGAAAPS; this comes from the coding sequence ATGCGAGTTGCCGTCGCGGGTACGTTCGGACCGGTTCACGATGGCCACCGACGACTCTTCGAGACCGCACTCGAACTGGGGACCGATGGCGTCGTGGTCGGACTGACGAGTGACGCGTTCGCGTCGGAGTCCCGGGACCGGGACGTCCCGTCGTTCGAGACACGCGAGCGAGTGCTCAAGCGAGAACTCACCGATATGAACCTGTGGGGCCGCCCGATAGAGATACGGAAGATCGCGTCCGAGGACGCCTTCGCCGCGACCGAACAGGACCTCGATGCCCTGGTCGTGTCGCCGGAGACGTACCCCGAGACCGAGGAGATAAACGAGACTCGCCGCGAGAACGACCTGAACCAGCTCCTCGTGGTCGTCTCCCCGTTCGTCCGCGACGCCGACGGTGAACGGCTCTCGTCGACCAGAATCGTCGAAGGCGAGGTCGACGAACACGGCGCAGCCGCGCCATCATAG
- a CDS encoding helix-turn-helix transcriptional regulator produces MFAVSVAEEDLTEEELAGLELVRETGGIHQSDFWKQLDVSSRKGSRIVESLVAKELVDREETVYNGHNTYFIQPVAADLEFSLLMAGDMLSPFIGEEEADPQSDAFTQWIMNLAYQ; encoded by the coding sequence GTGTTCGCAGTGAGCGTCGCCGAGGAGGACCTCACAGAGGAGGAGCTGGCTGGCCTCGAACTCGTCCGCGAGACCGGCGGTATCCACCAGAGCGACTTCTGGAAACAGCTCGACGTCTCCTCGCGCAAGGGATCGCGCATCGTCGAATCCCTCGTCGCGAAGGAGCTCGTCGACCGTGAGGAGACCGTCTACAACGGTCACAACACGTACTTCATCCAGCCGGTCGCCGCGGACCTCGAGTTCTCACTGCTCATGGCCGGTGACATGCTCTCGCCGTTCATCGGTGAGGAGGAGGCTGACCCGCAGAGCGACGCCTTCACGCAGTGGATAATGAACCTCGCCTACCAGTAG